One Drechmeria coniospora strain ARSEF 6962 chromosome 01, whole genome shotgun sequence genomic region harbors:
- a CDS encoding WD domain, G-beta repeat containing protein has product MSSFFTVPGAQKKRKRPAAPDAPKKRVAASKSSGNSSLKAASATKKRAKRDESSSESEDDDDESYDSPSDVGEEREASGSDEEEETAAEKRLRLAERYLENVKQHVDEVGFDAAEIDRDLIAERLQEDVAETKGRVYRQLASKLAFGEASQTFFRTNTNAVTSVAACAPYFYTTTKDMYLHKWRTQDLPQHQYPQTTRRKPKKPPAPPRKKPQLESWIRGNAGKSKDNTYKRHVGQILAVAASPDGKYVVTGGEDKKLIVYDAATLKPIKVMSHHRDAVTGLAFRRGTNQLYSSSKDRTVKVWSLDELAYVETLFGHQDSVVDIDALAQERCVSVGARDRTARLWKVMEETQLVFRGGAVDKKPRPGIDPRSLMREGSMDRIAMIDDDLFVTGSDNGAISLWSVTKKKPVYIEAFAHGIDPALAPMQASAEEHPSAREIPAPAPRWITALRTIPYSDVILSGSWDGHIRVWRLSEDKKSIEPVAVLGYHHHDDKNDEDDGASGRPGASAPPANESRRAIHGIINDITVFERGDRGKDGLCIVAAVSKEHRLGRWKVCKGVRNGGVVLEVPRIQNVMTNGGEVQEGSDEDEDKDMVENE; this is encoded by the coding sequence ATGTCCTCTTTCTTCACCGTTCCCGGTGCGCAGAAGAAGCGCAAGCGACCCGCGGCCCCGGACGCGCCCAAGAAGCGAGTCGCTGCCTCCAAGTCCTCCGGGAATTCCTCTCTCaaggccgcctcggcgaccaAGAAGCGGGCCAAGCGGGACGAGTCGAGCTCCGAatccgaagacgacgacgatgagagCTACGACAGCCCCTCCGACGTGGGCGAGGAAAGGGAGGCGAGCGgttcggacgaggaggaagagacTGCCGCGGAGAAGAGGCTGCGGCTGGCCGAGCGATACCTGGAGAACGTGAAGCAGCacgtggacgaggtcggcttCGATGCCGCCGAAATCGACCGAGACCTCATCGCCGAGCGATTGCAAGAAGACGTTGCCGAGACGAAAGGACGGGTCTATCGTCAGTTGGCTTCCAAACTCGCCTTTGGAGAGGCATCCCAGACCTTCTTCCGAACCAACACCAACGCCGTCAcatccgtcgccgcctgcgcaCCCTACTTCTACACCACCACCAAGGACATGTACCTGCATAAATGGAGGACCCAAGACCTTCCCCAGCATCAATATCCGCAAACGACAAGACGCAAACCGAAGAAgccaccggcgccgccgaggaagaagccgCAGCTGGAATCCTGGATCCGGGGCAACGCGGGCAAGAGCAAGGACAACACCTACAAGAGGCACGTTGGCCAGATTCTGGCCGTTGCCGCATCGCCGGATGGAAAATATGTCGtcacgggcggcgaggacaagAAGCTCATCGTCTACGATGCTGCGACGCTGAAGCCGATCAAGGTCATGAGCCATCACCGTGACGCCGTCACCGGTCTGGCTTTTCGCCGCGGCACGAATCAGCTGTACTCGTCCTCGAAGGACCGCACTGTCAAGGTCTGGAGTCTGGACGAGCTGGCCTATGTCGAGACGCTCTTTGGCCATCAGgattccgtcgtcgacatcgatGCCCTCGCCCAAGAGCGCtgcgtcagcgtcggcgcTCGCGACCGTACAGCCCGTCTATGGAAAGTCATGGAGGAGACTCAGCTCGTCTTCCGCGGTGGCGCTGTCGACAAGAAACCCCGTCCGGGCATCGACCCACGTTCGCTCATGCGCGAAGGCAGCATGGACCGCATCGCCATGATCGACGATGACCTCTTCGTCACGGGCAGCGACAACGGCGCCATTTCTCTCTGGAGCGTCACCAAGAAGAAGCCCGTCTACATCGAAGCCTTCGCCCACGGCATCGACCCCGCCCTCGCGCCCATgcaggcctcggccgaggaacACCCCAGCGCCAGGGAAATCcccgcgccggcgccccgCTGGATCACGGCGCTCCGGACGATCCCCTACTCGGACGTCATCCTCAGCGGTAGCTGGGACGGCCACATCCGCGTCTGGAGGCTTAGCGAGGACAAGAAGTCGATCGaacccgtcgccgtcctcggctaCCACCACCATGACGACAAAaacgacgaagatgacggtGCGTCGGGACGACCAGGTGCCAGCGCTCCGCCTGCCAATGAGTCCCGGCGTGCCATCCACGGCATCATCAACGATATTACTGTGTTTGAGCGTGGCGACCGCGGCAAGGATGGCCTgtgcatcgtcgccgccgtgtcgAAGGagcaccgcctcggccggtgGAAGGTTTGCAAGGGAGTGCGCAACGgaggcgtcgtcctcgaggtgCCGAGGATACAGAACGTGATGACGAATGGCGGCGAGGTACAAGAGggctcggacgaggacgaggacaaggacatgGTCGAGAACGAATAA
- a CDS encoding proteasome A-type and B-type, translating into MRGATILKASDDKTRSLNKHVLMAFSGESGDTGADRIEPARNAQLYSMRNETELSPSALAHFVRGELASSLRSRKPYNVNLLMGGVDPITGKPHLYWLDYLAALAEVPYAAHGYAQYYCLSILDKHHHPDIELDEGIKLLQLCTDELKRRLPVDFKGMIVKAIKADGIREIEFDDDRVTLIDASDRIFRLECVPVHWRRGLDEEGLVAPVAPKSGVYFEKKRTLAVGDASPSGVGDW; encoded by the exons atgcgggGAGCGACGATCCTCAAGGCCTCCGACGACAAGACCCGGTCCCTCAACAAGCATGTGCTGATGGCGTTCTCGGGCGAGTCGGGTGACACGGGTGCGGACAGGATCGAGCCAGCCcg AAACGCTCAGCTCTACTCGATGCGCAACGAGACTGAACTGTCACCCTCGGCCCTCGCCCACTTTGTCCGTGGCGAGCTTGCCTCGAGCCTGCGGTCTCGGAAACCCTACAACGTGAACCTGCTGatgggcggcgtcgaccccATCACGGGCAAGCCGCACCTCTACTGGCTGGACTACCTGGCAGCACTCGCCGAGGTGCCCTACGCCGCTCATGGATATGCACA GTACTACTGCTTGTCCATTCTCGACAAGCACCACCACCCCGACATCGAACTTGACGAGGGTATCAAGCTCCTGCAGTTGTGCACCGACGAGCTGAAGAGACGGTTACCGGTTGACTTCAAGGGCATGATCGTCAAGGCGATCAAGGCGGACGGCATCAGGGAGATTGAGTTTGACGATGACCGCGTG ACGTTGATTGATGCATCTGATCGAATATTCCGTCTCGAGTGCGTTCCGGTACACTGGAGGCGTGGGCTCGATGAAGAAGGTCTCGTCGCACCAGTTGCACCAAAGAGTGGTGTTTATTTTGAAAAAAAAAGAACCTTGGCAGTTGGCGATGCATCACCGTCGGGGGTAGGTGATTGGTGA
- a CDS encoding ATP-dependent RNA helicase DED1, whose product MAEQLNMGGLNLGPEGMPGGRSYIPPHLRNRPSAPPAMNGGPNGGAPPANGLGNSSWAANGQQSPAVAGRGGNWGPGPGPNPEGPPSYQNNRRGGGGWGGGRGGYSGGGGYEGHGGAGHARGSGDGQWRDGKHIPGPANARVERELFGATVDDPSKQHTGINFEKYDDIPVEASGHDVPEPVNNFTTPPLDEHLCRNIELAHYKVPTPVQKYSIPIVMGGRDLMACAQTGSGKTGGFLFPILSQAFLNGPSAVPAGAAGQFGRQRKAYPTSLILAPTRELVSQIYDESRKFAYRSWVRPCVVYGGADIGSQLRQIERGCDLLVATPGRLVDLIERGRISLCNIKYLVLDEADRMLDMGFEPQIRRIVEGEDMPMVANRQTLMFSATFPRDIQMLARDFLKDYIFLSVGRVGSTSENITQKVEFVEDIDKRSVLLDILHTHAGGLTLIFVETKRMADSLSDFLINQNFPATSIHGDRTQRERERALEFFRNGRCPIMVATAVAARGLDIPNVTHVVNYDLPTDIDDYVHRIGRTGRAGNTGIATAFFNRGNRGVVRELMELLKEANQEVPAFLEAIARESSYGGGGGRGGRSRGGGGRGGPTRDFRKFGGGGGGGGGGGGGFGGGFGGPPQSAGYGGSFGGSQGGSGGYGGGGYGGGGGGGSYGNPGGAGSQSWW is encoded by the exons ATGGCGGAACAACTCAACATGGGCGGCCTCAACCTTGGCCCCGAAGGCATGCCTGGCGGCCGATCCTACATCCCGCCTCACCTGCGCAACCGCCCCTCCGCCCCTCCGGCGATGAACGGCGGCCCCAACGGGGGCGCCCCCCCAGCGAATGGGCTCGGCAACAGCTCCTGGGCTGCCAACGG CCAGCAGTCGCCCGCCGTTGCAGGCCGTGGCGGCAACTGgggccccggccccggccccaACCCCGAAGGACCACCATCCTACCAGAATAACCGCCGTGGTGGTGGCGGCTGGGGAggtggccgcggcggctACTCCGGAGGCGGTGGCTACgagggccacggcggcgccggtcaCGCTCGCGGCTCCGGCGATGGACAATGGCGGGACGGAAAGCACATTCCTGGCCCGGCTAACGCTCGTGTCGAGCGTGAGCTCTTCGGCGCCACCGTGGATGACCCCTCCAAGCAGCACACGGGCATCAACTTCGAAAAGTACGACGACATCCCCGTCGAGGCCTCCGGCCACGATGTTCCCGAACCCGTCAACAACTTCACGACGCCTCCGCTGGACGAGCACCTGTGCCGCAACATCGAGCTTGCCCACTACAAGGTTCCGACCCCCGTGCAGAAGTACTCGATTCCCATCGTCATGGGAGGCCGTGATCTCATGGCCTGTGCCCAGACCGGTTCCGGCAAGACGGGTGGTTTCCTCTTCCCCATCCTGTCCCAGGCTTTCCTCAACGGCCCTTCGGCGGtccccgccggcgccgccggacAGTTTGGTCGCCAGCGCAAGGCCTACCCCACCTCGCTGATTCTCGCGCCCACTCGCGAGCTGGTTTCTCAGATCTACGACGAGTCCCGCAAGTTCGCCTATCGATCTTGGGTTCGTCCTTGCGTCGTCTACGGCGGTGCCGACATCGGTTCCCAGCTCCGTCAGATCGAGCGCGGCTGCGATCTTCTTGTTGCCACACCCGGACGACTTGTCGACCTCATAGAGCGAGGCCGCATCTCCCTCTGCAACATCAAgtacctcgtcctcgacgaggccgatcgCATGCTGGACATGGGTTTCGAGCCCCAGAtccgccgcatcgtcgagggtGAGGACATGCCCATGGTTGCCAACCGCCAGACGCTCATGTTCTCGGCTACCTTCCCCCGCGACATCCAGATGCTCGCCCGCGACTTCCTAAAGGACTACATCTTTCTCTCTGTCGGTCGTGTCGGTTCGACGTCGGAGAACATCACTCAGAAGGTTGAGTTTGTCGAGGACATCGACAAGCGCTCCGTTCTTCTCGACATTCTCCACACCCATGCCGGCGGTCTCACGCTCATCTTCGTCGAGACCAAGCGCATGGCCGACTCGCTGTCCGACTTTTTGATCAACCAGAACTTCCCCGCCACGTCGATTCACGGAGACCGAACCcagcgcgagcgcgagcgcgcCCTCGAGTTCTTCCGCAACGGCCGATGCCCCATCATGGTTGCcaccgccgttgccgcccgTGGTCTCGACATCCCCAACGTCACCCACGTCGTCAACTACGACCTGCCCACGGACATCGACGACTACGTCCACCGCATCGGCCGTACGGGCCGTGCTGGAAACACGGGTATTGCCACTGCCTTCTTCAACCGCGGTAACCGTGGCGTCGTCCGCGAGCTCATGGAGCTGCTCAAGGAGGCCAACCAGGAGGTTCCCGCCTTCCTCGAGGCCATTGCCCGCGAGTCCtcctacggcggcggcggcggtcgcggcggccgctcccgtggcggcggtggccgtggcggccCTACTCGTGACTTCCGCAAGttcggtggtggtggtggtggtggcggcggcggcggcggcggcttcggcggcggcttcggcggtcCTCCCCAGAGCGCAGGCTACGGCGGCAGCTTCGGCGGTTCTCAAGGAGGCTCCGGCGGCtatggcggcggcggctacggcggcggcggcggcggcggcagctaCGGCAACCCCGGCGGCGCTGGCTCGCAGTCTTGGTGGTAA
- a CDS encoding Signal peptidase subunit family protein has product MHSSFTRIQNVFGFFTTVACVFGAFIAATDLFAARNPSGTITPQNIQVVKGRPHYYSSKKEEYAIIRFSLDADLSSLFTWNTKQLFVYITADWPSDAAQNATNSAVIWDSIITNPSADHLRNIGPIAMKKLKKSAEGKTIDPSRGLLKLKNQKPKYQITHPSGKLANAQDVTLKLHYNIQPWVGLLTWDMDMDIGLWKTMAGGLSEPFTLPAIKTKSTGKK; this is encoded by the exons ATGCACTCCTCCTTCACGCGGATCCAGAACGTCTTCGGCTTCTTCACCACCGTCGCCTGCGTCTTCGGCGCCTTCATTGCCGCGACGGACCTCTTCGCCGCCCGCAACCCCAGCGGCACCATCACGCCCCAGAACATCCAAGT CGTCAAGGGCCGGCCGCACTACTACTCGTCCAAGAAGGAAGAGTACGCCATCATCAGGTtctcgctcgacgccgatCTGTCCTCGCTCTTCACGTGGAACACGAAACAGCTCTTCGTCTACATCACGGCCGACTGGCCCAGCGACGCGGCCCAGAATGCCACCAACTCGGCCGTCATCTGGGATAGCATCATCACGAACCCCAGCGCCGACCACCTCCGTAACATCGGCCCCATCGCCATGAAGAAGCTCAAGAAGAGTGCCGAGGGCAAGACCATTGACCCGAGCCG CGGCCTTCTCAAGCTCAAGAACCAAAAACCAAAGTACCAAATCACCCACCCGAGCGGGAAGCTCGCCAATGCGCAAGACGTCACCCTCAAGCTGCACTACAACATTCAGCCTTGGGTCGGCCTCCTCACTTGggacatggacatggacatTGGCCTCTGGAAGACCATGGCCGGCGGCTTGAGCGAACCCTTCACCCTCCCCGCCATCAAGACCAAGTCTACGGGCAAAAAGTAG
- a CDS encoding plasma membrane calcium-transporting ATPase 2 has product MASVEKPSTLRLDVVNTRSRATSNADTILSAVSNPFLTPSATSTASRISHELSEALLPDPGSEADFRVDGRNPFAFSPGQLNKLLNPKSLAAFRALGGLAGIARGLQTDTAAGLSVDETTAPGTVSFDDAVGSTSSPWPAHSPSLSADAAVAAAASDPFSDRIRVYQRNVLPAKKPTPLWKLMWNAYNDKVLILLTVAAVISLALGLYETFGVEKKPGAPAAVDWIEGVAICAAIIIVTAVGSLNDWQKEKAFVKLNAKKEDREIKVIRSGKSFMINVCEILVGDVLHLEPGDLVPVDGILIEGHDLKCDESSATGESDALKKTGGHQVMRALDAAQRTKDLDPFIISGAKVLEGMGTFVCTSVGVNSSFGKIMMSVRTEVEATPLQKKLEGLALAIAKLGAAAATLLFFVLFFRFVAGLPGSSRPPTEKVSSFMDILIVAITIIVVAVPEGLPLAVTLALAFATTRLLKENNLVRMLRACETMGNATTICSDKTGTLTTNKMTVVSGTFGGASFARTELEKPTAQSVGEWAASLPAALKDLIVQSVSINSTAFEGDEDGQAVFIGSKTETALLQLARDHLGMQSLAEARANEEVVQMMPFDSAKKCMGAVIKLRSGSGYRLFVKGASEILLGYCSRKIDQSSMDDGSASSSLSDDDVESLRATIDEYASKSLRTIGLVYRDYEAWPPAQAEVKDGHVEFSSLLAGLAFIGVVGIQDPVRPGVPEAVKKAQHAGVVVRMVTGDNVTTAKAIATECGIYTDGGIVMEGPVFRKLSVQAMDEILPRLQVLARSSPEDKRVLVTKLKALGETVAVTGDGTNDAPALKAADVGFSMGISGTEVAKEASAIVLMDDNFTSIVTALKWGRAVNDAVQKFLQFQITVNITAVLLAFVTAVYDEHMKSVLRAVQLLWVNLIMDTFAALALATDPPTEKILDRPPQGKKEPLITVRMWKMIIGQAIFQLAVTFTLYFAGAEMLGYDRSSAQKRLELDTVIFNTFVWMQIFNQFNNRRLDNKFNILEGVHRNQFFIGINCLMVGLQVAIIFVGSRAFGINPAGLDGTQWAISILVAIMCLPWAVVVRLFPDQWFANVAAVVGKPVVLAYRGMANVFAAVAKPFKKTKGGNKVARDEGQLDASTPAIVVSDVPTIVATDVEKGQA; this is encoded by the exons ATGGCGAGCGTCGAAAAACCGTCTACGCTGCGGCTCGACGTGGTCAACACGCGGTCCCGCGCGACGAGCAACGCCGACACcatcctctcggccgtctccaATCCCTTCCtgacgccctcggcgacgagcacggccTCGAGGATCAGCCATGAGCTGTCGGAGGCGCTGCTGCCCGATCCCGGCAGCGAGGCCGACttccgcgtcgacggccgcaacCCCTTCGCCTTCTCGCCCGGACAGCTCAACAAGCTGCTGAACCCCAAgtcgctcgccgccttccGCGCCCTTGGCGGTCTTGCCGGCATCGCCCGTGGCCTCCAGACCGATACCGCGGCCGGTCtcagcgtcgacgagacgaccGCCCCCGGCACCGTGTCCtttgacgacgccgtcgggtcGACCTCGTCACCTTGGCCCGCCCATAGCCCCTCCTTGTCCGcagacgccgccgtcgccgccgccgcctcggaccCTTTTTCCGACCGCATCCGCGTCTACCAGCGGAACGTGCtgccggcgaagaagccGACGCCCCTCTGGAAGCTCATGTGGAACGCCTACAACGACAAGGTGCTCATCCtcctcaccgtcgccgccgtcatctccctcgccctcggcctgtACGAGACGTTCGGCGTCGAGAAGAAACCGGGGgcaccggccgccgtcgactggatcgagggcgtcgccatctgcgccgccatcataatcgtcaccgccgtcggaTCCCTCAACGACTGGCAAAAGGAGAAGGCGTTTGTCAAGCTCAACGCCAAGAAGGAGGACCGTGAGATCAAGGTGATCCGCTCCGGCAAGTCCTTCATGATCAATGTCTGCGagatcctcgtcggcgacgtcttGCACCTGGAGCCCGGCGACTTGGTTCCCGTCGACGGGATCCTGATAGAAGGCCACGATTTAAAGTGCGACGagtcctcggccacgggcgaGTCGGACGCGCTCAAGAAGACGGGTGGCCATCAAGTCATGCGAGCTCTCGACGCTGCCCAGCGCACAAAGGACCTCGACCCTTTCATCATTTCCGGCGCCAAAGTTCTCGAAG GAATGGGCACGTTTGTCTGCACCTCCGTCGGCGTCAACAGCAGCTTTGGCAAGATCATGATGTCGGTTCGCACCGAGGTGGAAGCGACGCCCCTTCAAAAGAAGCTCGAAGGTCTAGCTCTCGCCATCGCgaagctcggcgccgccgccgccacccttCTCTTCTTCGTCCTGTTCTTCCGCTTCGTAGCCGGCCTTCCGGGAAGCAGTCGTCCGCCGACGGAAAAGGTGTCCTCGTTCATGGACATtctcatcgtcgccatcaccatcatcgtcgtcgccgttccCGAGGGTTTACCCCTTGCCGTCACCCTGGCGCTGGCCTTTGCCACCACGAGGCTCCTCAAGGAGAACAACCTCGTCCGCATGCTCCGCGCTTGCGAGACTATGGGAAATGCGACGACTATCTGCTCCGACAAGACCGGTACTCTG ACCACCAACAAGATGACCGTAGTCTCGGGCACCTTTGGAGGTGCCAGCTTCGCCAGGACGGAGTTGGAGAAGCCTACGGCACAATCGGTCGGCGAGTGGGCGGCCAGCCTGCCAGCAGCCTTGAAGGACTTGATTGTGCAGTCCGTCAGCATCAACTCCACCGCCTTCGAGGGGGACGAAGACGGCCAGGCAGTCTTCATCGGTTCCAAGACAGAGACGGCCCTCTTGCAGCTCGCCAGGGACCATCTCGGCATGCAATCGTTGGCCGAGGCCCGCGCAAACGAGGAAGTCGTGCAGATGATGCCTTTCGACTCGGCCAAGAAGTGCATGGGGGCTGTCATTAAGCTccgctccggctccggctaCCGTCTGTTCGTCAAGGGAGCTTCTGAAATTCTCCTCGGATATTGTTCACGGAAGATCGATCAGTCGTCgatggacgacggctccgcctcctcctccctctccgacgacgatgtcgagTCCTTGCGTGCGACGATTGACGAGTACGCGAGCAAGTCTCTGCGGaccatcggcctcgtctaCAGAGACTACGAGGCATGGCCGCCCGCTCAGGCCGAGGTCAAAGACGGACACGTCGAGTTTTCCTCCCTCCTCGCAGGCCTCGCAttcatcggcgtcgtcggcatccaaGATCCGGTGCGACCGGGTGTGCCTGAAGCTGTCAAGAAGGCGCAGCACGCCGGCGTTGTCGTGCGAATGGTCACTGGCGACAACGTCAccacggccaaggccatAGCCACCGAATGCGGCATCTACACCGACGGTGGCATCGTCATGGAGGGCCCCGTCTTCCGCAAGCTGTCCGTCCAGGCCATGGATGAGATCCTGCCCCGCTTGCAAGTCCTCGCAAGATCCTCCCCGGAAGACAAGAGGGTCCTCGTCACGAAGCTCAAAGCGCTCGGTGAGACGGTTGCCGTGACGGGCGATGGTACCAACGACGCGCCGGCTCTgaaggccgccgacgtcggcttcTCCATGGGCATCTCGGGCACCGAGGTTGCCAAGGAGGCTTCTGCCATTGTTCTCATGGACGACAACTTTActtccatcgtcaccgcTCTGAAATGGGGCCGCGCGGTCAACGATGCGGTCCAAAAGTTCCTCCAG TTCCAAATCACCGTCAACATCACCGCCGTTCTACTGGCCTTTGTCACTGCCGTCTATGACGAGCACATGAAGTCGGTTCTGAGAGCCGTCCAGCTTCTATGGGTGAACCTTATCATGGACACCTTCGCCGCGCTGGCGCTGGCCACGGACCCGCCGACCGAGAAGATTCTCGACCGTCCTCCGCAGGGGAAGAAGGAGCCTCTCATCACAGTCCGC ATGTGGAAGATGATCATAGGCCAGGCCATCTTCCAACTCGCCGTCACCTTCACCTTGTACTTTGCCGGAGCCGAGATGCTTGGCTACGACCGCAGCAGCGCCCAGAAgcggctcgagctcgacacAGTCATCTTCAACACATTTGTGTGGATGCAAATATTCAACCAGTTTAACAACCGGCGGCTCGACAACAAGTTCAACATCCTCGAGGGCGTGCATCGCAATCAGTTCTTCATCGGCATCAACTGCCTCATGGTTGGTCTCCAGGTTGCCATCATATTCGTCGGCTCTCGCGCCTTTGGCATCAACCCTGCCGGTCTCGATGGCACCCAGTGGGCCATCTcgatcctcgtcgccatcatgtGTCTGCCGtgggccgtcgtcgtacgCCTTTTCCCGGATCAGTGGTTTGccaacgtcgccgccgtcgtcggaaaACCTGTCGTCCTTGCCTACAGGGGCATGGCAAACGTCTTCGCCGCAGTGGCAAAGCCGTTCAAGAAGACGAAGGGGGGAAACAAGGTGGCCCGGGATGAGGGCCAACTTGATGCTTCCACTCCGGCAATTGTAGTGTCGGATGTGCCAACAATTGTGGCGACTGATGTGGAAAAGGGACAGGCATGA